ttatacccgatactcaaaatgagtattggggtatattagatttgtggtaaaagtggatgtgtgtaacgtccagaaggaatcgtttccgaccccataaagtatatatattcttgatcagcatcgaTAGCgaatcgattgagccctgtctgtctgtccgtctgtccgtccgtccgtccgtccgtccgtccgtccgtccgtccgtccgtccccttcagcgcctagtgctcaaagactataagagctagagcaacgatgttttggatccagacttctgtgatatgtcactgctacaaaaatatttcaaaacttcgccccgcccacttccgcccccacaaaggacgaaaatctgtggcatccacatttttaaagatacgataaaaccaaaaacgcagaatcgtagacgatgaccatatcttctacagtgcaaaatctgaaccagatcgtataatgattataaccagaatcaagaaaacaatttcattctttctcgctctgtctctctctaacgcacaggtttcatggtcggttttgtcaattgcaaaatatgagttcaaggatctcagaacctataagagccagagcaaccaaatttggtatccacactcctgtgatatcggaccttgaccgtttcgtgtccaaatttcgccacacccccttccgcccccgcaaaggacgaaaatctggggcatccacaaatctcagagactattaaggctagagtaaccaaatttggtatccgcacttctgttagatctcactataaaacgtatatctcagaatttcgccccacccccttccgcccccacaaaagacgaaaatctgttgcatccacaatattgcacattcgagaaaactaaaaacgcagaatcatagataatgaccatatctatcagattgctgaatctggattagatcggatcatttttgtagccaaaagcaagaaatcaattttcagtggctacgcagcgcccgacgtcacgctcaggctgattttctgtctctctcgcacgcactctttgtcgtgtggttcaatattagcggcgtctgccgcaggagagccatactgacttagtatcgggtataactgtagagttgcggtgtccgcagcaactcacaacgttccacctcgttttttctggtttttatacccgatactcaaaatgagtattggggtatattagatttgtggtaaaagtggatgtgtgtaacgtccagaaggaatcgtttccgaccccataaagtatatatattcttgatcagcatcaatagccgagtcgattgagccctgtctgtccgtctgtccgtccgtccgtccggccgtccgtccgtccgtccgtccgtccgtccccttcagcgcctagtgctcaaagactataagagctagagcaacgatgttttggatccagacttctgtgatatgtcaatactacaaaaatatttcaaaacttcgccccgcccacttccgcccccacaaaggacgaaaatctgtggcatccacatttttaaagaaacgataaaacgaaaaacgcagaatcggcgaggatgaccatatcttctacagtgcaaaatctgaaccagatcgtataatgattatagccagaatcaagaaaacaatttcattctttctcgctctgtctctctctaacgcacaggtttcatggtcggttttgtcaattgcaaaatatgagttcaaggatctcagaacctttaagagccagagcaaccaaatttggtatccacactcctgtgatatcggaccctgaccgtttcgtgtccaaatttcgccacacccccttccgccccgcaaaggacgaaaatctggggcatccacaaatctcagagactattaaggctagagtaaccaaatttggtatccgcacttctgttagatctcactataaaacgtatatctcagaatttcgccccacccccttccgcccccacaaaagacgaaaatctgttgcatccacaatattgcacattcgagaaaactaaaaacgcagaatcatagataatgaccatatctatcagattgctgaatctggatcagatcaaatcatttttgtagccaaaagcaagaaatcaattttcagtggctacgcagcgcccgacgtcacgctcagactgattttctgtctctctcgcacgcactctttgtcgtgtggttctgccggaggagagccatactgacttagtatcgggtataactgtagagttgcggtgtccgcagcaactcacaacgttccacctcgttttttctggtttttatacccgatactcaaaatgagtattggggtatattagatttgtggtaaaagtggatgtgtgtaacgtccagaaggaatcgtttccgaccccataaagtatatatattcttgatcagcatcgatagccgagtcgattgagccctgtctgtctgtccgtctgtccgtccgtccgtccgtccgtccgtccgtccgtccccttcagcgcctagtgctcaaagactataagagctagagcaacgatgttttggattcagacttctgtgatatgtcactgctacaaaaatattgcAAAACTTCGCCCAgtccacttccgcccccacaaaggacgaaaatctgtggcatccacatttttaaagatacgataaaacgaaaaacgcagaatcggcgaggatgaccatatcttttacagtgcaaaatctgaaccagatcgtataatgattatagccagaatcaagaaaacaatttcattctttctcgctctgtctctctctaacgcacaggtttcatggtcggttttgtcaattgcaaaatatgagttcaaggatctcagaacctataagagccagagcaaccaaatttggtatccacactcctgtgatatcggaccttgaccgtttcgtgtccaaatttcgccacacccccttccgcccccgcaaaggacgaaaatctggggcatccacaaatctcagagactattaaggctagagtaaccaaatttggtatccgcacttctgttagatctcactataaaacgtatatctcagaatttcgccccaccccctttcgcccccacaaaagacgaaaatctgttgcatccacaatattgcacattcgagaaaactaaaaacgcagaatcatagataatgaccatatctatcagattgctgaatctggatcagatcgaatcatttttgtagccaaaagcaagaaatcaattttcagtggctacgcagcgcccgacgtcacgctcagactgattttctgtctctctcgcacgcactctttgtcgtgtggttctgCCGGagtagagccatactgacttaatatcgggtataactgtagagttgcggtgtccgcagcaactcacaacgttccacctcgttttttctggtttttatatcgatactcaaaatgagtattggggtatattagatttgtggtaaaagtggatgtgtgtaacgtccagaaggaatcgtttccgaacccataaagtatatatattcttgatcagcatcgatagccgagtcgattgagccctgtctgtctgtccgtctgtccgtccgtccgtccgtccgtccgcccgtccgtccccttcagcgcctagtgctcaaagactataagagctagagcaacgatgttttggatccagacttctgtgatatgtcactgctacaaaaatatttcaaaacttcgccccgcctacttccgcccccacaaaggacgaaaatctgtggcatccacatttttagagatacgataaaaccaaaaacgcagaatcgtagacgatgaccatatcttctacagtgcaaaatctgaaccagatcgtataatgattatagccagaatcaagaaaacaatttcattctttctcgctaaGCCTCTCTCTAAcgcacaggtttcatggtcggttttgtcaattgcaaaatatgagttcaaggatctcagaacctataagagccagagcaaccaaatttggtatccacactcctgtgatatcggaccttgaccgtttcgtgtccaaatttcgccacacccccttccgcccccgcaaagtacgaaaatctggggcatccacaaatctcagagactattaaggctagagtaaccaaatttggtatccgcacttctgttagatctcactataaaacgtatatctcagaatttcgccccacccccttccgcccccacaaaagacgaaaatctgttgcatccacaatattgcacattcgagaaaactaaaaacgcagaatcatagataatgaccatatctatcagattgctgaatctggattagatcggatcatttttgtagccaaaagcaagaaatcaattttcagtggctacgcagcgcccgacgtcacgctcagactgattttctgtctctctcgcacgcactctttgtcgtgtggttcaatattagcggcgtctgccgcaggagagccatactgacttagtatcgggtataactgtagagttgcggtgtccgcagcaactcacaacgttccacctcgttttttctggtttttatacccgatactcaaaatgagtattggggtatattagatttgtggtaaaagtggatgtgtgtaacgtccagaaggaatcgtttccgaccccataaagtatatatattcttgatcagcatcaatagccgagtcgattgagccctgtctgtccgtctgtccgtccgtccgtccgtccgtccgtccgtccgtccccttcagcgcctagtgctcaaagactataagagctagagcaacgatgttttggatccagacttctgtgatatgtcactgctacaaaaatatttcaaaacttcgccccgcccacttccgcccccacaaaggacgaaaatctgtggcatccacattttgaaagatacgataaaaccaaaaacgcagaatcggtgtggatgactatatcttctacagtgcaaaatctgaaccagatcgtataatgattatagccagaatcaagaaaacaatttcattctttctggatcagatcggatcatttttgtagccaaaagcaagaaatcaatttgcagtggctacgcagcgcccgacgtcacgctcagactgattttctgtctctctcgcacgcactttttgtcgtgtggttcaatattagcggcgtctgccgcaggagagccatactgacttagtatcgggtataactgtagagttgcggtgtccgcagcaactcacaactttCCACCTCGTTCTCTTTTTGGTTTGTGATGTGGACGGGAGCAAAAGTTTGTCAAGGTaagtaatgggtgtggtggagaaagggcggcacggcacggcacggcacacgacagacaccacaaaaagaaaacagggcaacacagaaaaaaaacgtcaatggcgacacggcacagaTCGATAGATCATGTTCACCGAAAAGGGAATCTTTCCCATGGGCGATGGCCTTTTGGATGTAGATGCCGAACGCTTTAACGGATTGCTCGTGTCGCATGACATCAACGAGATCTACGAGGTGGAACAGACGCCGTTTGCCAGGGGCAAATTCGCCGCCGTTCGCCGTGCCATTCACAAGAACACGGGCTCCCATTTCGCGGCAAAGTTCTTGAAGCGACGCCGACGCGCACAGAGCAGCGACAAGGAGATCAAACACGAGATCGCCGTCCTAATACTCTGCGAGGGCGAGGAGAACATTGTCAATCTGAATGCGGTGCACGAGACCCGTTCGGACACAGCCCTGCTGCTGGAACTGGCCACTGGTGGCGAGCTGCAGACCATACTGGACAACGAGGAGTGCCTGACAGAGGCCCAGGCCCGCCACTGCATGCGAGAGGTGCTGAAGGCTCTCAAGTTTCTCCACGACCGATCCATTGCCCACCTGGACCTCAAGCCACAGAACATTTTGCTCGCCGGCGAGCGTATAGAAGATGGCCTCAAGCTCTGTGACTTTGGGATCTCGCGCGTTGTGTGCGAGGGCATCAATGTCCGCGAGATGGCCGGCACACCCGACTACGTGGCCCCCGAGGTGCTCCAGTACGAGCCGCTCTCCCTACTGACGGACATCTGGTCCGTGGGCGTTCTCACCTATGTCTTGCTCTCCGGCTTCTCGCCCTTTGGCGGGGACACCAAGCAGGAGACCTTCCTCAATATCTCGCAGTGTGCGCTCACCTTTCCGGACAACCTATTCGGTGGCGTCTCGCCAGTGGCCATCGATTTCATACGCCGCGCATTGCGAATTAAGCCAAACGATCGCATGAGTGCCGCTGGATGCCTGGAACATGTCTGGCTGAAGGATGAGAGCTCGATGGATAGACAAATGTATCTGCAGGCTCAGAGCGATGCtgaagaggaagaggaggaggaagaagacGACCTTGAGGATGAGGAAGTGGAGGAGCCAGTGGCCGAGGAGAAGGCAGAGGAgcaggaacagcaacagcagtcacaggaacaacaaaagcaacagaagccaagcagtggcagcaacaaacCCACGCACAATGGCCACCATCGGGCCCACAGCAATGGGAGCAGTAGCAGCATCTCAAAAATACCCATTGCCACCGGGAAGCTCCTGGGAAGCCCCataagcagcaccagcaccagcacagaGACAACGACAGCCATACACACGCTGACCAGCAATGGACACGGACAGAGCAACACGGTCTGCCTGTCCGCCAAGCCCACTCAGATCGTGACACCCACACGTCGAGCCTCCGACTCGGACAAGGAGAACACATACACGGCGACATTTGTGAAGAAGCCCCCGGTGCAGGCCACCATCCAGCTGGGCAGCAACGGCCTCGACGAGTCCGCCACAGTGGTGGCCACCCTGACACTCTTTCCCGATGCGCCCACCACACCGAAAGTGATCCGCAAG
This DNA window, taken from Drosophila miranda strain MSH22 chromosome Y unlocalized genomic scaffold, D.miranda_PacBio2.1 Contig_Y6_pilon, whole genome shotgun sequence, encodes the following:
- the LOC117195127 gene encoding death-associated protein kinase related-like; its protein translation is MFTEKGIFPMGDGLLDVDAERFNGLLVSHDINEIYEVEQTPFARGKFAAVRRAIHKNTGSHFAAKFLKRRRRAQSSDKEIKHEIAVLILCEGEENIVNLNAVHETRSDTALLLELATGGELQTILDNEECLTEAQARHCMREVLKALKFLHDRSIAHLDLKPQNILLAGERIEDGLKLCDFGISRVVCEGINVREMAGTPDYVAPEVLQYEPLSLLTDIWSVGVLTYVLLSGFSPFGGDTKQETFLNISQCALTFPDNLFGGVSPVAIDFIRRALRIKPNDRMSAAGCLEHVWLKDESSMDRQMYLQAQSDAEEEEEEEEDDLEDEEVEEPVAEEKAEEQEQQQQSQEQQKQQKPSSGSNKPTHNGHHRAHSNGSSSSISKIPIATGKLLGSPISSTSTSTETTTAIHTLTSNGHGQSNTVCLSAKPTQIVTPTRRASDSDKENTYTATFVKKPPVQATIQLGSNGLDESATVVATLTLFPDAPTTPKVIRKAPTGESHGSATSVKALVKKFQLEETLVCPGHSSTSSHNGQSPVNGCGGSSGSSNGNNMRRSAGGNSSNISYSAAAATAARMNSIRRASDPLMAVYKKQPQNSGANSNSSSSNSNNPSPGSSPSSGSTATLLLNSHRLASSTAVASSSSTKATATAHHLHHHHMHHDNTKRKEKEAPF